The following DNA comes from Enterocloster bolteae.
ATCACGTATTGGATCTGGCATTTTTAGAAACACCGTTTATGCGACAGCTCTGCCGGGATTATCAATACGCAAGGAAGCTGAAAGTCAGGATTGAGTGTTATGAACACGGTGGAGAGGGAGAAAGTCGGGGACTGGTCGGAGGTGAGTTCACGCTATTCTGCATGGGAGCGCTGGATTTGAAGGTGGTGTCTATCAGGCATATCTGCTTGTGGGAAGAATGACGGATGCCCAGCCTGCAAAAGGGAGTCTGAGGAAATAGGATTAAGAGTAAGAAAGAGGTGATGGTTCGATGTTTATCTGGGACTTTGTAGCGGATACGGTCCTTGGCCAGATCGTGGACTGGATCTATGGCCAGATGATTGGGTTTCTGGGAAATTTTTTCTCGCTCATGGGGCAGATGGGGGCAGAGCTGTTCGAGCTGGAATGGATCCAGGCGATCGTCCTGTTTTTCTCACAGCTTGCCTGGGTGCTCTATGTGGTGGGACTTGTAGTGGCGGTATTTGAATGTGCGATTGAATGCCAGAGCGGCAGGGGAAGCGTCCGTGATACGGCGCTGAATGCATTAAAAGGTTTTATGGCGGCCAGCCTTTTCTCCGTTGTGCCGGTAGAACTTTACAAATTCAGTGTGTCCCTCCAGGGAGAGATTACCAGAGGAATCACCGGGCTGGGTGGTGATTTTGGTTCCATGGCAGGGAACATCATTGACAGCCTGAAGAATTCAGGAACCCTGCAGGATGCAATGGTCAGCGGGGTGTTCGGTGGAATCAATACAATCACGAATCCGATCCTGATGATTTTTATCCTGTTTATGATGGGGTATTCCACCATCAAAGTGTTTTTTGCCAACCTGAAACGGGGCGGGATCCTGCTGATTCAGATTGCGGTGGGAAGTCTGTACCTGTTCAGTGTTCCAAGAGGATATATGGATGGCTTTACGAACTGGTGCAAGCAGGTAATCGGTATCTGTCTGACTGCCTTTTTACAGGCCACGATGCTGATTGCCGGCCTGATGGTGCTGAGCAAGAACGCCCTTCTGGGACTGGGGATCATGCTGGCGGCAGGGGAGGTGCCGAGGATTGCCGGACAGTTTGGGCTGGATACCAGTACCAGGGCGAACCTGATGAGCAGTGTGTATGCAGCCCAGAGCGCGGTAAACCTGACCAGGACCATTGTACAGGCAGCGGTGAAATAGGAGGGACGGATTGGAGACCAGGATGATTTATATCTGTTCCCCCTATGCGGGGAATACAGAAGAAAATACAGCATTTGCAAGACAGGCATGCGGTTATGCCATCCGGCAGGGAGCGGTTCCTCTGGCTCCGCACCTGTTATATCCCCAGATACTAAATGATTCCGTGCCGGAAGAACGGGAAATAGGAATCCGTCTTGGGCTGGATATATTGGAGCGGTGTGAGGAACTTTGGATATGCGGTGACCGGATGTCGGCAGGAATGAAGCGGGAAACAGCGTATGCCAAAGCCAGGGGGATTCCGGTGCGCCGGATCCCTGTATGTGAGATCATGGGGAATCAAACGGTTCAGGAGCTGGGGAAAGGCATAAGGGAAGGGCCGGAAACCAGCCAATCGTACCAGAAGAATGTTCAGCTTGGGATGTAACCGCGGGAAGGAGGTGGAGTTCTTGCACTTATATTTTCATACCAACACAGAGATGGCACTGTATTACATTAAGGCGTTATTGCGGGATGGGGATGAGCATCCCATGTCGGAAATCTATGATTATGTGATGGAAAACTGTAAAGGCCATGCCGTGATGGGGGAGCCGATGCGCGCAACGGTCATATCTTCGGCCCTCTGGCGGCTGGCGAATACGGACGGAAGCGGTTACTGCCGTCTGAGAAGAGGCGTGTATCAGATGGGAGACCCAAAGAAAACTATGAGGGAGACGCCGTCCCTTTATGAACGGGCCATTCGGATTGTAAGCAGGGCGGAGCGGGAGCTGGCCGGCAGTTTCTATGTAAATCTGGATCAGGGAATGGACTTGAAAACATCCATCGAGGCCCAGAAAGCAGGCCGTGAGGTCCTTGACAAGCTGGGGCAGATTAAGGCGGAACTGGCGGCCATGCAGCAGGAATTTACAAATGAAAAGGAGTGTGGACAGGACCAGACGTCCGGTATGTCCATGGAACTGTAGGAGGTGGAGGATGTATATTTACCCGGAACATTTGAAGGCAAGGGCTGTCATGTGGCTGTGGCAGCTTCGGGATCTGACCGTGATTGGGGTAGGAGTTTTGTTTTCTGTGCTTGCGGCGGTCCAGACTGGGGTGATTATCCCGGCGCTTATTACGGCTGCCTATGCCTTTTTGACCATCCGTTTTGAGGATACCAGTATCCTGGATTTTATCAGCTATGCCTGCGCTTATTTTTTCAGGCAGCAATTTTTTGAATGGAGGATGACCAGATGAGCAGAAAAGGGAAACGGGAAGGAAAGACAACAGCCAAACAAAGGCTCTCCACCAGGCAGCTGATGAACACCAGGAGGATTACGGAGTACAGCCTGGAGACCTATGACGGCGATGAGCTGGTGTACTTTATGATCCGGCCTACCAATCTGTCAGTTCTTTCAGAATCCAGTGTAGGAGCGAGGGTGTATGCTCTGATGAATGTGCTGAAGGGTGTGGCGGAGATTGAGATGCTATGCTTAAACAGCCGGGAGAATTTTGAGGAGAACAAGGGATTTTTGCGCAGGCGGGCGGAAGAAGAACGCAATCCGGTCATCCGCCAGTTGCTGGAGCGGGATCAGATTTTCTTAGACCGGATTCAGGTACAGATGGCAACGGCCCGTGAATTTTTAATCCTGATCCGTCTTCGGAACCAGAAGGGAAAGGATGTGTTTTCGTATCTGGACCGCATTGAAAAGTCCCTGAAGGAACAAGGATTTGATTCCAGGCGGGCGGATGAGGAAGATATCAAACGGATTCTGGCGGTGTATTATGAGCAGAACGTGACTAGTGAGAAGTTCGAGGATTTTGACGGGGCTCGGTGGATCATTCCTGATGATTAAATGCAGGAGGCTGAAGAAACTTCAATAGGAATTGTAAAGCCAGCCTTGATGGGAACAGTAAATTGGTGGTTACGATTTAATCAAACTGTGGTATACTGTAAAAAAGATGCAATCATTATGAGAAGGAAGGAGTGGATTGCTTGAATTACCCGGAATTATTGAGAAAAAGGGATTTATACCAGTCTGGCAGGGCGTCCATCCCGGAGCTGACGCTGCAGTCCTACGAGCAGGCGTTTGAGATAGAATATACCCATAACTCTACCGCTATTGAGGGAAATACCCTGACCCTCATGGAGACAAAGGTGCTCTTAGAGGATGGGATTACCATAGGCGGGAAGAGGCTGAGGGAGATTTATGAGACTGTCAACCACCAGAAGGCATACCGCTATGTGAAGGAGTGTATCGCAAAGGAACAGCCTTTGGATGAAAAAATCATTAAGGAAATCCATGCACTGTTGATGGAGAATATTTTTGTGGGAGGGATTTACCGGAACGTAGACGTGTACATTTCCGGAGCGCAGCATACCCCGCCATCACCTGGTGAGATGTACCGGCAGGTCAAAGATTTTTATGCCGACCTCACATGGAAGGGGAAAGAAATGAACCCCATTGAGCTGGCGGCATGGACCCACGCTGAGTTTGTGCGTATCCATCCTTTCCCGGATGGCAATGGGAGGACCTCGCGCCTGATTATGAACTATCAGCTTTTAGCAAACGGATTCCCTGCCGTGTCTATCGCAAAAGAGAGCCGGCTGGATTATTTCAATGCCCTGGAAGCCTATGCGGTAGAGGGAAATCTGGCCCCATTTGCAGAAATGGTTGCAGACCTGGTCGACCACCAGATGGACCGTTACCTGGGCATGATAGTACCTTCGCAGAACATGCAGCAAAATCCAAGGATGTAACAACAGAAGAACGAAAACGGCATGACGCCGGATGCAGAGATGTGTCCGGCGCTTTTTTTGCGCCAAAATCAAGGAGGGAGAACGTTGAAACATGCAAAAACCGCCCCGGAGGCGGAAAAGGAGGATGTGCGCATCCAGGAATTTCTGGATATGATTGCGCCCTCCGTCATGAAGTTTGAAACTGACTACTTCATCTGCGGAAACACATACCGATGTGTGTGGGCACTGAGGGAGTACCCGACTTCCACAGAGGAGCAGGCGATCTTAAAACGGCTGGGGGAAAAGGATGGGGTCACCTTAAAGATTTATACCCGCCATGTCAGTGCGGCGGAGGAGCGGAAAATCATCAGCAATGCCGCCAGCAAGAACCGGCTGAATCAGTCCAGCACCAATGACTTACAGCAGACGGTCCAGGCGGAGAGCAATCTCCAGGATGTGGCGATGATTGTGGCAAGGACCCACCGCAACCGGGAGCCGCTCCTGCATACGGCTGTTTACATGGAACTGACTGCAAATGAATACGACCGCCTGAAGCTGTTACAGACGGAGGTGCTGACCGAGCTGATCCGTTCAAAACTGAACGTGGACCGGCTCCTTCTGCGCCAGCAGCAGGGCTTTCAATGTGTGATGCCAAGCGGGAGAAATGTATTCCGGGATCAGTTTGAGCGGGTTCTGCCGGCCAGCAGTGTGGCGAACCTTTATCCCTTTAATTACAGCGGGAAAACGGATCCCCGTGGTTTCTATGTGGGACGGGATAAGTTCGGGAGCAATATCTTGGTGGATTTTAACCAGAGGGCAGACGATAAGACCAACGGTTCCATCCTCATCCTGGGCAACAGCGGACAGGGAAAATCCTATCTGTTAAAGCTGATCCTGTGCAACCTGCGGGAGGCCGGGCTGAATGTCATCTGCCTGGATCCGGAAATGGAATATGAGGATCTGACCAACAATCTTGGGGGCTGCTTCATTGATCTGATGGGCGGCCGTTTTTTGATCAATCCCCTGGAGCCAAAGGTGTGGGACGAAGGGGAAGGTCTGGAAGATCCGGATGCGCCGGAAACCTTCCGAATCCGAAGCCGGCTGAGCCAGCATATCAGCTTTTTAAAAGACTTTTTCCGCTCGTATAAGGACTTCACGGACCGGGAGATTGACGTGATTGAGATTATGGTCCAACGCCTCTATGCCAGGTGCGGTCTTACGGATGAGACGGATTTTCAGATGCTGGGATCCAAAGATTATCCTACCCTTTCTGAACTGTACGGGCTGATTGAGGCGGAATATAAAGGGTTTGACAGCGGGGAGCGGCAGCTGTATACCGCAGAGCTGTTGCAGAACATCCTTTTGGGGCTCCACTCCATGTGCAGGGGACCGGAGGCAAAGTTTTTCAACGGTCATACCAATATTACGGATTCCAGTTTCGTCACTTTTGGAGTGAAAGGGGTTCTGCAGGCCAGCCGGAACCTACGTGATGCACTGCTGTTTAATACCCTTTCCTTTATGAGCAACCGGCTTCTGACCGTGGGCAATACAGTGGCGGGACTGGATGAATTTTACCTGTTCCTCTCCAACCTGACGGCAGTGGAGTATGTCCGAAATTTCATGAAACGTGTGAGAAAGAAAAACTCCTCTGTGATTCTTGCCAGTCAGAATCTGGAGGATTTTAATATTGAGGGGATTCGAGAATATACCAAGCCGCTGTTTTCTATTCCCACCCACCAGTTTCTGTTCAATGCAGGGGCTGTGGATGAGAAGTTTTATACGGACACCTTGCAGCTGGAAGCGAGTGAATTCAGACTGATCCGCTATCCACAGCGCGGTGTGTGTCTCTATAAATGCGGGAACGAGCGTTACAACCTGATGGTGACGGTACCGGATTATAAGGCGAAGCTGTTTGGAAAGGCAGGCGGTCGATGAACCAGGAGGTGGTTCCATGGATATGAAACAGCAGCGGTTTGGGATTGAGATCGAGCTGACAGGGATTGCCAGGAAGCGTGGGGCAGAGATTGTAGCCGCTTATTTTGGCACCCAGTCCTACTATGCAGGAACTTATTATGACATCTATGCTGCGCTGGATCCCCAGGGCAGGGAATGGAAGTTCATGAGCGATTCCAGCATTAAACCGGAGAGAAAAGAAGGAAAGAACCGTGTGGGAGCCAGTGACAGCTTCCAAACTGAAATGGTGAGTCCCATCTGCCGGTATGAGGATATCGAGACCATACAGGAATTGGTGCGGAAGCTGCGGGAGGCAGGAGCCCTGGCAAATTCCAGCTGCGGGATCCATGTGCATATCGATGCTTCGCCGTTTGACGCAAGGACCCTCCGCAACATCACCAACATCATGGCGGCAAAGGAGGATTTAATCTATAAGGCTTTGCAGGTATCGGTGGCCAGACAGAACCGCTGGTGTAAGCCAGTGGAGGAGCGGTTTCTGGAGGAACTCAACCAGAAGAAACCGGGGACTCTGGAGGAAGTGAGGCAGATCTGGTACAACGGAGCCAGCCGGCAGCGGGAGCATTATAATAACAGCCGTTATCATTGCCTGAACCTGCATAGTGTATTTCAGAAAGGAACCATTGAGTTCAGGCTGTTTAATGGGACAACTCATGCAGGTAAAATCAAGGCATACATCCAACTTTGTCTGGCCATTGGGGCCCAGGCTCTCAACCAGACCAGTGCCAGCCAGAGGAAAACGCAGACAACCAATGAGAAATATACGTTCCGGACCTGGCTGTTGCGGTTGGGATTAAACGGGGATGAGTTTAAGACGGCGCGGCTTCACCTGCTGAAACATTTGGATGGCTGTATTGCCTGGAAGGATCCGGCCCAGGCCGAGGCGCAGAAGGAGCGGCTTCGTATGAAACGGGAGAAGGAGCTGCAGATGCAGGAAGGGCGAGTCCCCGCAGTAGAATCAGAAACCAGAGAACAGGAAGAAACCATGTATGTGGAAGCCGAGGCACAGTCCCCGGCCTTTTCTATGATGACAGGAATGTAAAGGAGAAACAGGGATGGCAAGAAGGACAGGAAAAAAAGCAGCACAAGACCGGCTGTATATTGCGTATGGCAGCAATTTAAATCTTCCGCAGATGGAGCAGCGCTGCCCGTATGCAAAAGTGGTAGGGGCCAGTGAGATTAAAAATTATGAATTGTTATTCCGCGGTGTTGCCACCGTGGAACCAAAGGAAGGGGCGACTGTTCCGGTTCTGTTATGGAAGATTGAACCCCTTGATGAGGCGGCATTGGACCGGTATGAGGGCTGGCCTCATCTGTACCGGAAGGAGATGATAGATGTGGAACTGGAAGGAAAAACTGTTTCTGCCATGGTTTACGTGATGAATGACGTGCGCTCACTTGGGATGCCTTCGGAAGTTTATTACAGGATAATTGAGGAGGGATACCATAGCATTGGATTTGATACGGCTGTGCTGGAACATGCCCTGGCGCGGACGGAGGAGATGATGGAGCAGGAGAACTCCCAGTATCACCAGCAGGGCTTTGATGATATGGACGGTTTTCATTTATAAGTTAAACAAAAAGCTGCTCATACAGCGGCAGCTTTTTGCATTAATGATTCTGTTTTTCAGCAAGTGTAATCGTTTTAAGATAGGCACCCAGAAGTTCCTTGAGTTTAGGAATATACTTCCCATCCAGACCGGAAAGCATGTCTGTGATGTCGCTGATATCTGTGGCCTGTTCTGTTCCAAACAGGATATAGTCAGCGGAGAGCCCCAGCACACGGGAGAGTCTTCCAAGCAAGGCAACGGAAAATCCCCGGTCACCGCGCTCAATATCTGAGAGAAAAGAATTGGATATTTCAGAAAGTTCAGCCAGCCGTTCCCGGCTATAGCCAAGAGCTTCCCGCTGGCGGCGGATACGCAGGCCAATTTCCTTTGCGTTGTGTTCAGTCATGTGTTCACCCCGTTTCATACACGATATCAACAGTTTAACCTACTTTATAGTGTATATACAGCGTTCCAATCGGTTGAATAAAAACCGATATTATGTATAATAGAGAACAGATATAGCGACACATGGTGTAAAGGACAGGCCATATCCCTGCTATCTTAAGGCAAAGAACCAGAGGTGCGGACAGAGAGGAGAGAAGAAATATGGCAGCTCCAGCAGCAATTCTTGCCGTCAAAGCGGCAATCGCTGTAGCAACCGATAAGCGAGGCAGAACGGTGATTGCCTCGGTGGTGGCGGCAGTTCTGCTGCCGTTTATTTTAGTAATTGTAATGTTGTTGAGTATCATGGATGGGGCCAGCTCCCATAATGTATCTGCGGTCGCTCAGGTGTTTTGGGAAGGAGCGATCTCCAGCCAGGTGCCGGAGGAGTACCGGAAATACATCGTGGATATGCAGACCAGCTTCGCCTCCCTGGAGGATTTGATTGCAGATATTGACCATGTAGAGGATCGGGAACTGGATATTGAATGGGTGAAGTCTGTATTTTATGCCATGTATTTTGGCAGCGCGCAGCCGTCACTTCTGGCTCAAAAAGAGTTTGTGGACTGCTTTGTGGAATACGAGGAGCGGGAAGACGGAGATGGTGATTCCTACACAGCGGCCATTCCTATCACGGACCTTGGCACCGTGTATGCCAATATGAGGCAACGTTTAGGTCTAGAAATTGGGGTGGATCAGGAGGCAAATGCTCAGAGAATTTATACGGTAGCTGTCTATGGCCCGGCTGTTCCGGGAGGGATGGCAGCCGGCTCCGCCATGGGGGACGGAAGCTATCAGGCCCTGCTTACGGAGGCAACAAAATACATTGGTTTTCCCTACCGGTGGGGCGGTTCCAATCCACAGACGTCCTTTGATTGCAGCGGCTATATCTGTTGGATTTATACCCAGTCCGGGACCTATCAGCTGCCGCGGACATCTGCTCAGGGAATTTTTGACCAGTGTGCTGTAATCCCCAGAGAGGAAGCGAAGCCAGGGGACCTGGTATTCTTTACAAAAACCTATGCTTCATCCACTCCGGTCAGCCATGTCGGGCTGTACATTGGTGGAAACCAGATGCTGCATTGTGGGGATCCCATCGGTTATGCGAACATTGATTCCAACTATTGGCGCAGCCATTTTTATGCATTTGCTCGACTTCCAGCCGCTTAGATTTGATTGGTTTCAACGAAAATCTTTGGTGGTTTTAGGTATCGACTTGTGGCCGGCCATAGGATATGTTGGCTGGTGTAAGGAGGTGAGCGACAATGAGAGAGCTTGCAGAGCAGGCAGAAGAGTTAATGGTGAAGCGTGTTCAGGAACTCCGGGATGAGTTTGGGATGAGCCGGTCCAAGACCTATGACCTGGAGATGAAAGAGTATGTGGCCAGGATGGAGCGGATCCTGCACACACTGTCAGAGGAGGACCGGGAATGGCTGGACAATCAGCTGATTGATAAGTTCTGTGTATCCGAGACGGAATGTCGGGAGTTATACATGAACGGCTTTCGGGATGCCATGCGCCTGATCATGGCGGTAGGACTTTAGAAAACGGAATATGAACCGGAATAGGTACGTTATGGGTAACAGCATGGCGGCCTGTTCTGATTGCGAACATGGATAGAGGAGGGATTGGTTGATACAAGCAGTATTTGAACGTAAGCCGGATTTTCGGCTGCGGGATGTAGTGATTGAAACTGTGACACGTCTGCCGAAGGAGGAGTATGAGCAGTTTCTAAGTAGTCCCTGTGATAGCTATGAGTTTATTGAGAAGAACTCAAAGTCGATGCTTATGGATGAAAAGAACGGTGTGTTTTACTGCATGCTGGTGACTGGCGAAGGGTATCGGGACGGTGTGCTTGTGGAGGCAGAAGGCTATCCCTATGCGAGATATGCCTCCTATGTGCCGGATGCGACAGCGCTTTGTTATGAGTCCCTATCAAAGGTAAATGAGATTCTGGCCAAAGCGGTGGAAGAGATTGTAAAGGAAGGAACGAACATGACTACCACTGGCAACTGGATGACAGACCGCTCCAAGGTAGAAACATTGTTGGGAGAAGGGCAGTCGGAGAATCCTCGTTTGTGGACGCTATTGCAGGATATGTTGGGCGAACGGCCAGAGGTAGCCCAGGTTGACCGTATGGATGAGGGATTGGATATTTATTATTATCTGGATTTCTGTCCGAATTATATTCCGGAAGAAGGAGAGGCGGCGGTTCAGGAAGCAGGAGCAGATGTAAAGTCCCCACGATTAAAAGATATCCTGTGTACCCGTTGGGAGAACATCCATTTGGTTCATACAGAGGTTGATAATGTGCCGCATACCATTGCAGAACTGGATTCCGGGACGTTGACAGAGGCGGGAAAGAAAGTCTGGGCCGATGTTCTGAATGCAAAAGTAGAGCGGGTGTATCAGGGACTTTATGGATTGCAGATGGAATTGTCCGGGGTAAAGCCCAGCCGGCTGGATGCATTTTCCGGCATGCTTGGAGGTTATTGCAGCGAACAGGAATACGAAACATGGGTGAAAGAACCGGAGAAAGAGCCGGTCAGTCCACAGCTAAATAATTCATGAAAGGGGAGAGCTGGATGAAAAATACCACATTGACACTGACCTTCAACACGGAGCGCCTGGATGCTTTGGCCTATCACATGGGCAAAAAGGAAGCGGATCTGAAGGAGGAGCTGAGCGATTACTTACAGAAGATGTATGAAAAATATGTGCCGCAGACCACCCGGGAGTACCTGGATGATAAGATTGCCAGGGAGGGAGCGGCAAAGCCGGCCAGGCCGAGACGGCAGGCAGAAGAGAGCCATGTGAGAAGCCAGACGGGTCAGGAGATGGGACAGGCGGGCAGTGCATGAGGTATCAGGATAAGCATGGAAATGAGATTACCGAGGGAATGTATCTCCGGTTTGAGGATGGCAGTGTAGAGCAGGTCTATGCCTGGCAGACAGGAGATGAGAGCGATCTTGGGATTAATGCCAGCAATGAAGCCTATCTGCAGGCTCACGGTTTGGGGGAGTTTCCCCAGGAATTATACCCGCTTTCCGAGTTTGACCTGTCGGAAGTGGAGATTTGCGAGCCGGAGATGGAACCCTGGCAGCTTGGCATGATGGGATAGAGCGCCTATTCCGGGAACGTGAGCCTGTATTTGGCCGTTTGTGCCGCTTTGACAGGTGGAGTGGGACTGGGATACCACTGGCAGGAATGACGGCCTTCCCTGGCCTTTGTGACCGAACATTATACGGGCAGGCAGATGCAGGTCAGGTTGGGTCGAAAGTGGTGCAGGTTAAAGGGGTTATGCTGCTTTCGCAGCACACCCCCGGAAAACACCGGCCGGCAAAGCCGTCCGGGGATTCTGGTTTGAATACTTTATTGGCAGCGAGAGAAGAAAGTGGTGCTGGTAGAGCCAAAAGATGCAAAGAAAATGCCGATTGCGGGCTTTTTTATGAATACCGAAGGAGGGAAGGCATTGGCGGGCAGGGCAAAGAAACAGCGTATAGGCGTTTATATGGAGAAAGAGCTGGTAGAGCGGGCAGATGAGATGGTGAGCTATGTAGGAGCTCGTTCCCGTAATGAGTTTGTGGCAGAAGCGGTTAAATTTTATATTGGATTTTTGAATTCTAAAAAGGCAGAAAACTATCTGCTCCAGTCCTTATCCTCCGTGCTCACCAGTACCGTACATGACAGTGAAAACCGTCTGGCGCGTATGGATTTTAAGCTTGCAGTGGAGATTTCCAAACTGGCTCATGTGATTGCCTATTCCCATGAGGTAGATGAGGATGCCCTGAAAAAGCTACATCTGAAATGCGTGGAGGAGGTGAAGAGAGTCAATGGGGCGGTTGAGTTTGAAGATGCATACAAATATCAAAAACGTGAAGTATAGAGTACAAGAGTAGCCAAAACGATTTATGAATCTTGCGTATGGACAACCGCCTTTATTTTATTTATGGTGTGTCAAAAAGGAGTATAACATGGGAAAAGAACAAATTATGG
Coding sequences within:
- a CDS encoding amidoligase family protein, yielding MDMKQQRFGIEIELTGIARKRGAEIVAAYFGTQSYYAGTYYDIYAALDPQGREWKFMSDSSIKPERKEGKNRVGASDSFQTEMVSPICRYEDIETIQELVRKLREAGALANSSCGIHVHIDASPFDARTLRNITNIMAAKEDLIYKALQVSVARQNRWCKPVEERFLEELNQKKPGTLEEVRQIWYNGASRQREHYNNSRYHCLNLHSVFQKGTIEFRLFNGTTHAGKIKAYIQLCLAIGAQALNQTSASQRKTQTTNEKYTFRTWLLRLGLNGDEFKTARLHLLKHLDGCIAWKDPAQAEAQKERLRMKREKELQMQEGRVPAVESETREQEETMYVEAEAQSPAFSMMTGM
- a CDS encoding C40 family peptidase, with amino-acid sequence MAAPAAILAVKAAIAVATDKRGRTVIASVVAAVLLPFILVIVMLLSIMDGASSHNVSAVAQVFWEGAISSQVPEEYRKYIVDMQTSFASLEDLIADIDHVEDRELDIEWVKSVFYAMYFGSAQPSLLAQKEFVDCFVEYEEREDGDGDSYTAAIPITDLGTVYANMRQRLGLEIGVDQEANAQRIYTVAVYGPAVPGGMAAGSAMGDGSYQALLTEATKYIGFPYRWGGSNPQTSFDCSGYICWIYTQSGTYQLPRTSAQGIFDQCAVIPREEAKPGDLVFFTKTYASSTPVSHVGLYIGGNQMLHCGDPIGYANIDSNYWRSHFYAFARLPAA
- a CDS encoding helix-turn-helix domain-containing protein is translated as MISCMKRGEHMTEHNAKEIGLRIRRQREALGYSRERLAELSEISNSFLSDIERGDRGFSVALLGRLSRVLGLSADYILFGTEQATDISDITDMLSGLDGKYIPKLKELLGAYLKTITLAEKQNH
- a CDS encoding gamma-glutamylcyclotransferase family protein, whose amino-acid sequence is MARRTGKKAAQDRLYIAYGSNLNLPQMEQRCPYAKVVGASEIKNYELLFRGVATVEPKEGATVPVLLWKIEPLDEAALDRYEGWPHLYRKEMIDVELEGKTVSAMVYVMNDVRSLGMPSEVYYRIIEEGYHSIGFDTAVLEHALARTEEMMEQENSQYHQQGFDDMDGFHL
- a CDS encoding conjugal transfer protein TrbL family protein, with the translated sequence MFIWDFVADTVLGQIVDWIYGQMIGFLGNFFSLMGQMGAELFELEWIQAIVLFFSQLAWVLYVVGLVVAVFECAIECQSGRGSVRDTALNALKGFMAASLFSVVPVELYKFSVSLQGEITRGITGLGGDFGSMAGNIIDSLKNSGTLQDAMVSGVFGGINTITNPILMIFILFMMGYSTIKVFFANLKRGGILLIQIAVGSLYLFSVPRGYMDGFTNWCKQVIGICLTAFLQATMLIAGLMVLSKNALLGLGIMLAAGEVPRIAGQFGLDTSTRANLMSSVYAAQSAVNLTRTIVQAAVK
- a CDS encoding CopG family ribbon-helix-helix protein, which codes for MVLVEPKDAKKMPIAGFFMNTEGGKALAGRAKKQRIGVYMEKELVERADEMVSYVGARSRNEFVAEAVKFYIGFLNSKKAENYLLQSLSSVLTSTVHDSENRLARMDFKLAVEISKLAHVIAYSHEVDEDALKKLHLKCVEEVKRVNGAVEFEDAYKYQKREV
- a CDS encoding DUF6329 domain-containing protein, whose translation is MQAVFERKPDFRLRDVVIETVTRLPKEEYEQFLSSPCDSYEFIEKNSKSMLMDEKNGVFYCMLVTGEGYRDGVLVEAEGYPYARYASYVPDATALCYESLSKVNEILAKAVEEIVKEGTNMTTTGNWMTDRSKVETLLGEGQSENPRLWTLLQDMLGERPEVAQVDRMDEGLDIYYYLDFCPNYIPEEGEAAVQEAGADVKSPRLKDILCTRWENIHLVHTEVDNVPHTIAELDSGTLTEAGKKVWADVLNAKVERVYQGLYGLQMELSGVKPSRLDAFSGMLGGYCSEQEYETWVKEPEKEPVSPQLNNS
- a CDS encoding VirB4 family type IV secretion system protein — its product is MKHAKTAPEAEKEDVRIQEFLDMIAPSVMKFETDYFICGNTYRCVWALREYPTSTEEQAILKRLGEKDGVTLKIYTRHVSAAEERKIISNAASKNRLNQSSTNDLQQTVQAESNLQDVAMIVARTHRNREPLLHTAVYMELTANEYDRLKLLQTEVLTELIRSKLNVDRLLLRQQQGFQCVMPSGRNVFRDQFERVLPASSVANLYPFNYSGKTDPRGFYVGRDKFGSNILVDFNQRADDKTNGSILILGNSGQGKSYLLKLILCNLREAGLNVICLDPEMEYEDLTNNLGGCFIDLMGGRFLINPLEPKVWDEGEGLEDPDAPETFRIRSRLSQHISFLKDFFRSYKDFTDREIDVIEIMVQRLYARCGLTDETDFQMLGSKDYPTLSELYGLIEAEYKGFDSGERQLYTAELLQNILLGLHSMCRGPEAKFFNGHTNITDSSFVTFGVKGVLQASRNLRDALLFNTLSFMSNRLLTVGNTVAGLDEFYLFLSNLTAVEYVRNFMKRVRKKNSSVILASQNLEDFNIEGIREYTKPLFSIPTHQFLFNAGAVDEKFYTDTLQLEASEFRLIRYPQRGVCLYKCGNERYNLMVTVPDYKAKLFGKAGGR
- a CDS encoding DUF6809 family protein, with product MRELAEQAEELMVKRVQELRDEFGMSRSKTYDLEMKEYVARMERILHTLSEEDREWLDNQLIDKFCVSETECRELYMNGFRDAMRLIMAVGL
- a CDS encoding Fic family protein translates to MNYPELLRKRDLYQSGRASIPELTLQSYEQAFEIEYTHNSTAIEGNTLTLMETKVLLEDGITIGGKRLREIYETVNHQKAYRYVKECIAKEQPLDEKIIKEIHALLMENIFVGGIYRNVDVYISGAQHTPPSPGEMYRQVKDFYADLTWKGKEMNPIELAAWTHAEFVRIHPFPDGNGRTSRLIMNYQLLANGFPAVSIAKESRLDYFNALEAYAVEGNLAPFAEMVADLVDHQMDRYLGMIVPSQNMQQNPRM
- a CDS encoding DUF4406 domain-containing protein, whose product is MIYICSPYAGNTEENTAFARQACGYAIRQGAVPLAPHLLYPQILNDSVPEEREIGIRLGLDILERCEELWICGDRMSAGMKRETAYAKARGIPVRRIPVCEIMGNQTVQELGKGIREGPETSQSYQKNVQLGM
- a CDS encoding DUF6103 family protein; this encodes MKNTTLTLTFNTERLDALAYHMGKKEADLKEELSDYLQKMYEKYVPQTTREYLDDKIAREGAAKPARPRRQAEESHVRSQTGQEMGQAGSA